Proteins encoded in a region of the Acidimicrobiales bacterium genome:
- a CDS encoding C4-type zinc ribbon domain-containing protein, whose translation MSSADLQALLDLQAADTRVDQLDHRRRNLPERSALAGIETSIAEAEALLSEAAGRRDEVAAKQNEFEVELESTETRADSVNRRLYSGEVSASRELQAMAADVDSLKERASQLEDSILEVLEELEPLDRQVVEIQARLSTLQAERQGAVGALSAAESVVDSELDAVAAEREQVVARVPDQLLRVYDQLRARLGGVAVARLAGNRCDGCHLTLPATELDRIRHLPPGEMVTCDQCGRILVP comes from the coding sequence ATGAGCAGCGCCGACCTTCAAGCGCTGCTCGACCTCCAGGCTGCCGACACCCGTGTCGACCAGCTGGACCACCGGCGGCGGAACCTCCCCGAGCGATCAGCCCTCGCAGGCATCGAAACGAGCATTGCGGAGGCCGAAGCCCTGCTATCCGAGGCAGCCGGCAGACGCGACGAAGTTGCCGCCAAGCAAAACGAGTTCGAGGTCGAGCTGGAGTCGACCGAGACGCGAGCCGACTCGGTCAACCGCAGGCTGTACAGCGGCGAGGTCTCTGCATCTCGGGAGCTGCAGGCGATGGCCGCCGACGTCGACTCATTGAAGGAGCGCGCTTCGCAGCTCGAGGACTCGATCCTGGAGGTTCTCGAGGAACTCGAACCGCTGGATCGGCAGGTCGTCGAAATCCAGGCGAGACTTTCCACGCTTCAAGCGGAACGACAGGGAGCGGTAGGCGCCCTCTCTGCGGCCGAATCGGTCGTCGACTCCGAGCTGGACGCCGTGGCGGCCGAGCGCGAGCAGGTTGTTGCCCGGGTGCCGGACCAGCTACTTCGGGTGTACGACCAGCTGAGGGCCCGCCTGGGCGGTGTGGCCGTCGCCCGGCTGGCCGGGAACCGCTGCGACGGGTGCCATCTCACCCTTCCTGCCACGGAGCTGGACAGGATCCGGCACCTCCCACCCGGGGAGATGGTGACCTGCGACCAGTGCGGTCGCATACTGGTTCCGTAA
- a CDS encoding ferredoxin has product MRVVVDYDLCESNALCMAAAPEVFEVRDDDYLYLLQENPPEELRAKVEEAVQRCPKQALKIED; this is encoded by the coding sequence ATGCGCGTGGTAGTCGACTACGACTTGTGCGAGAGCAATGCCTTGTGCATGGCGGCCGCACCCGAGGTGTTCGAGGTGCGAGACGACGATTACCTCTACCTTCTCCAGGAGAACCCGCCTGAGGAGCTGCGGGCGAAGGTCGAAGAGGCCGTACAACGGTGCCCCAAGCAGGCCCTGAAGATAGAGGACTAG
- a CDS encoding MFS transporter: MSARNYRYYFAGQSVSLVGTWMQSVTQSWIVYTRTHSGFQVGLVIALQTLPILVLGPLGGTVADRFGKYRILFFTQGLAGLQAFALAGLELSGHLQLWELYAIAVSLGLINTVDNPTRQTFIVEMVGRDQLANAVTLNSVMVNAARAVGPGVAGVMIATVGSGWCFLVNGVSFGFVLIALALMNQDDLSPAPRTAQMRGQLIEGFRYVGRTPVVRNALIMMALIGCLTYEFQTSLPLMAGGTFHGDSKTFGYLTSCMGAGAVVGGLVVAGRRRQGPRFLVITAAVFGAFVLLAALATSLLFEELALLLVGACSVTFLALGNTTLQLESEPSMRGRVMSLWSVAFLGSTPVGGPIVGFVGGTLGARYALGLGAAAAFAAAAYGWMNLGDRRISDTESDEQLEEEPVADTATEVTAVAAGAE, translated from the coding sequence CTGAGTGCCCGCAACTACAGGTACTACTTCGCGGGGCAGAGCGTCTCGCTTGTCGGCACTTGGATGCAGAGCGTCACCCAGTCCTGGATCGTGTACACCCGGACCCACTCGGGCTTCCAGGTGGGCCTGGTCATCGCGCTCCAGACTCTCCCGATACTTGTCCTCGGCCCGCTCGGCGGGACTGTGGCCGACCGGTTCGGCAAGTACCGCATTCTCTTCTTCACCCAGGGTCTGGCCGGGTTGCAGGCATTCGCGCTCGCAGGGCTCGAGTTGTCAGGGCATCTCCAACTTTGGGAGCTCTACGCCATCGCGGTGTCGCTCGGACTGATCAACACCGTGGATAATCCGACGCGGCAAACGTTCATCGTGGAGATGGTCGGGCGAGACCAGCTCGCCAACGCCGTGACGCTCAACTCGGTGATGGTCAACGCCGCCAGGGCCGTCGGGCCGGGGGTAGCGGGCGTGATGATCGCGACGGTGGGCAGCGGGTGGTGTTTCCTAGTGAACGGCGTGTCGTTCGGATTCGTGCTTATCGCGCTCGCGCTGATGAATCAGGACGATCTGTCTCCCGCGCCGAGAACCGCACAGATGCGGGGTCAGCTCATCGAGGGATTCCGCTACGTGGGCCGCACCCCGGTGGTGCGGAACGCGCTGATCATGATGGCGTTGATCGGTTGCCTCACCTACGAGTTTCAGACGTCGCTGCCGCTCATGGCGGGGGGCACCTTCCACGGGGATTCCAAGACGTTCGGGTACCTGACGTCGTGCATGGGCGCCGGCGCGGTCGTCGGAGGTCTCGTCGTGGCCGGGCGCCGCCGGCAGGGACCACGGTTCCTCGTCATAACCGCAGCGGTGTTCGGAGCGTTCGTCCTGCTCGCTGCACTGGCCACTTCTCTCCTCTTCGAGGAGCTGGCGCTACTTCTGGTCGGGGCGTGCTCGGTCACGTTCCTGGCGTTGGGCAACACGACCCTGCAACTCGAGTCGGAACCGTCGATGAGGGGCAGGGTGATGTCGCTCTGGTCGGTTGCTTTCCTGGGCTCGACACCCGTCGGCGGCCCGATCGTTGGTTTCGTGGGCGGAACCCTCGGTGCCCGCTACGCCTTGGGGCTCGGCGCGGCGGCCGCGTTCGCAGCAGCCGCGTACGGCTGGATGAACCTGGGGGACCGGAGAATTTCCGACACGGAGTCGGACGAGCAATTGGAAGAAGAACCTGTGGCGGACACCGCCACCGAGGTCACGGCGGTCGCGGCCGGCGCCGAGTAG
- a CDS encoding histidine phosphatase family protein: MLYLVRHGRTAQNAGRRLLGRLDVPLDELGFRQARALGEVPFLRNAARVVTSPLGRARDTAELLGPPVSVDERWIEIDYGVFDGMRLEEAPELWKQWSLDLSYVPDGGESIAVMAARVRKACDELWEEAALEDVVVVSHVSPIKAAVAWAIAAGDEIAWRTFVDVASVSVIGPGRTAGGVPLPSLRSFNETHFRPSA; encoded by the coding sequence ATGCTTTACCTGGTTCGCCACGGGCGCACGGCCCAAAACGCCGGCAGGCGGCTGCTGGGCCGTCTGGATGTCCCTCTGGACGAACTCGGGTTCCGGCAGGCCCGGGCTCTGGGCGAGGTGCCGTTCTTGCGGAACGCCGCCAGGGTGGTAACCAGCCCTCTGGGACGAGCGCGCGACACCGCGGAGCTTCTGGGACCGCCGGTGAGCGTCGACGAGCGATGGATCGAGATCGACTACGGGGTGTTCGACGGGATGAGACTCGAGGAGGCTCCCGAGCTTTGGAAGCAATGGAGCCTTGACCTCTCGTACGTGCCAGACGGAGGCGAGTCGATCGCTGTGATGGCGGCCCGCGTTCGCAAGGCTTGCGATGAGCTTTGGGAGGAAGCGGCGTTGGAGGACGTCGTCGTGGTGAGCCACGTCTCGCCGATCAAAGCGGCGGTCGCCTGGGCGATCGCCGCCGGCGACGAGATCGCCTGGAGGACGTTCGTCGACGTCGCCTCGGTTTCGGTCATCGGTCCCGGTCGAACGGCCGGTGGCGTCCCGCTGCCGTCTCTTCGCAGCTTCAACGAGACCCATTTCCGGCCCTCGGCTTAG